Proteins encoded together in one Gallus gallus isolate bGalGal1 chromosome 18, bGalGal1.mat.broiler.GRCg7b, whole genome shotgun sequence window:
- the GCGR gene encoding glucagon receptor precursor produces MSQPHLLALLLLLLCCQGPSAQITNFLFESWKAYSEECHRNMSRMPAPTELVCNRTFDKFSCWPDALPNTTVNVSCPWFLPWYQKVKHRYVFKTCGPDGQWVTGPKGQSLRDATQCQIDAEDLEAQEKFAKTYGSFKVMYTVGYSVSLCALLLALAVLLGFSKLHCMRNYIHMNLFASFIVKGVSVLVIDALLKTHYSDKIDDYNVRIWLSDEAAAGCRAATVFMQYGIVANYCWLLVEGIYLHNLLVVAVFSERSYFTLYLCIGWGAPVLFLIPWVVVKFLYENIQCWSTNHNMGFWWILRFPVFLAILINFFIFIRIIQILVSKLRAHQMRYTDYKFRLAKSTLTLIPLLGIHEVIFAFITDEHAQGTLRYVKLFFDLFLSSFQGMLVAILYCFVNKEVQAELLKRWQRWKLGKDLAEEYKHTYSHAPSARNGAGGCEKHQLVGGCANGMGRGTAVRSGSHYLESSGRGAAEQLAMGEQHHCYEFPETTAESHF; encoded by the exons ATGTCCCAGCCACATCTCCtcgccctcctgctgctgctgctctgctgccag GGCCCCTCTGCCCAGATCACGAATTTCCTCTTTGAGAGCTGGAAGGCTTACAGCGAGGAGTGCCACCGCAACATGAGCCGGATGCCCGCACCTACAG AGCTGGTTTGTAACAGAACCTTTGACAAGTTCTCCTGCTGGCCCGACGCACTGCCGAACACCACCGTCAACGTCTCCTGCCCCTGGTTCCTGCCCTGGTACCAGAAAG TGAAGCACAGGTACGTCTTCAAGACATGCGGGCCGGACGGGCAGTGGGTGACAGGCCCCAAGGGGCAGTCCCTGCGGGATGCCACGCAGTGCCAGATCGACGCAGAGGACCTGGAGGCACAG GAGAAATTTGCCAAGACCTACGGCAGCTTCAAAGTGATGTACACTGTGGGCTACTCAGTGTCCCTATGTGCGCTGCTGCTcgccctggctgtgctgctgggcttcaG CAAGCTGCACTGCATGAGGAACTACATCCACATGAACCTCTTCGCCTCCTTCATCGTGAAGGGCGTCTCTGTGCTGGTCATCGATGCCCTGCTCAAGACTCACTACAGCGACAAGATCGACGACTACAACGTGCGCATCTGGCTGAGTGATGAG GCTGCCGCTGGCTGCCGGGCGGCCACAGTCTTCATGCAGTACGGCATTGTGGCCAACtactgctggctgctggtggAGGGCATCTACCTGCATAACCTGCTGGTGGTGGCCGTTTTCTCTGAGAGGAGCTACTTCACCCTCTACCTGTGCATCGGCTGGG GGGCACCTGTGCTATTTCTCATCCCGTGGGTTGTTGTGAAGTTTCTCTATGAAAACATCCA GTGCTGGAGCACCAACCACAACATGGGTTTCTGGTGGATCCTCCGCTTCCCCGTGTTCCTGGCCATCCTG ATCaacttcttcatcttcatccgCATCATCCAGATCCTCGTCTCCAAGCTCCGCGCACACCAGATGCGCTACACCGACTACAAGTTCAG GCTGGCCAAGTCCACGCTGACGCTGATCCCATTGCTGGGCATCCACGAGGTCATCTTCGCTTTCATCACGGATGAGCACGCCCAGGGCACGCTGCGCTACGTCAAGCTCTTCTTCGACCTCTTCCTGAGCTCCTTCCAg GGGATGCTGGTGGCCATTCTCTACTGCTTCGTCAACAAGGAG GTGCAGGCGGAGCTGCTGAAGCGGTGGCAGCGCTGGAAGCTGGGGAAGGACCTGGCGGAGGAGTACAAGCACACCTACAGCCACGCACCCAGCGCCCGCAACGGCGCCGGAGGCTGTGAGAAGCACCAGCTGGTGGGCGGCTGCGCCAACGGGATGGGCCG